A genomic window from Vitis riparia cultivar Riparia Gloire de Montpellier isolate 1030 chromosome 16, EGFV_Vit.rip_1.0, whole genome shotgun sequence includes:
- the LOC117933661 gene encoding rust resistance kinase Lr10-like, with protein MGISLFFFFLFMRLFAEINGGSRDDECKASRCSHHGPVIRFPFRLKHQPEHCGYPEFELSCSEEKRTILELPSSGKLWVKEINYTSQEIYLVPWYPRDCLQWQILNFNLSGSPFQFIYEYRYSNFSFFNCSEDTTNQQLYPDDHQLWSIPCSFLSSNPVYVASSYNALATVNLSSCRKIFNATLPDDVIFNYEGEFYMNWSKPMCGNCEAKGNKCQRKKNNSREPEIECIDKPAKGAPMDKMVLTEAILGFLHFTFGIFIIFIVYRSNKLKREHRINIQKFLEDYRALKPSRYSYADIKKITNNFKDKLGQGGYGTVYKGKLSNEVFVAVKILDDFKGNGEDFINEVGTMSTIHHVNVVRLLGFCADGYKRALIYEFLPNESLDKFIFSAFGNNYSLGWHKLQDIAIGIAKGIEYLHQGCDQRILHLDIKPHNILLDHNFNPKISDFGLAKLCSKEQSAVSMTAARGTMGYIAPEMLSRNFGNVSSKSDVYSFGMLLIEMVGGRKNIDATVENTSQAYFPEWLYNHLDQEQEVHIRIEDESDIKIAKKLSIIGLWCIQWYPIDRPSMKIVVGMLEGEEGNLVMPPNPFTSMGQTRTSVRRRKTSIQPELTVISEIE; from the exons ATGGGCATctctttattcttcttcttcttgtttatGAGATTGTTTGCAGAGATTAATGGAGGGAGCCGAGATGATGAGTGCAAGGCGTCAAGGTGCAGTCACCATGGTCCAGTCATCCGGTTTCCGTTCCGGCTAAAACACCAGCCAGAACACTGTGGATATCCGGAGTTTGAGCTATCATGCTCAGAAGAGAAGCGGACCATACTAGAGCTGCCCTCTTCAGGAAAGCTCTGggtgaaggaaataaattacACTTCTCAGGAGATTTATCTGGTACCCTGGTACCCGCGTGATTGCCTTCAATGGCAGATTCTAAACTTTAATTTATCTGGCTCTCCCTTCCAGTTCATATATGAGTACAGATACAGCAACTTCTCCTTCTTCAATTGTTCTGAAGATACAACAAATCAGCAATTATATCCTGATGATCATCAACTTTGGTCCATCCCTTGCAGTTTTCTCTCAAGTAACCCAGTTTATGTCGCTAGTTCCTATAACGCTCTTGCTACAGTGAACTTATCCTCTTGCCGGAAGATTTTCAATGCTACACTCCCAGATGatgttatatttaattatgaagGGGAATTTTATATGAATTGGTCAAAACCTATGTGCGGAAACTGTgaagcaaaaggaaacaagTGCCAACGGAAGAAGAATAATAGCAGGGAACCTGAAATCGAATGCATCGATAAACCAGCAAAAG GTGCTCCAATGGATAAAATGGTGCTTACAG AAGCAATCCTTGGTTTCCTTCATTTCACTTTTGGAatctttataatatttattgtcTATCGCTCTAATAAGTTGAAAAGAGAGCATAGaataaatattcaaaagttTTTGGAAGATTATAGAGCTCTCAAGCCCTCAAGGTACTCCTATGCTGATATTAAAAAGATCACAAATAATTTCAAGGACAAACTAGGTCAAGGAGGTTATGGGACTGTTTATAAAGGAAAGCTCtcaaatgaagtttttgttgcAGTAAAGATCCTTGATGATTTCAAAGGAAATGGGGAAGATTTCATTAATGAAGTAGGAACAATGAGTACCATACATCATGTTAACGTGGTTCGGTTGCTCGGGTTTTGTGCAGATGGATATAAGCGAgctttgatttatgaatttttaccAAATGAGTCACTAGACAAGTTCATATTTTCAGCATTTGGCAATAATTATTCTCTAGGTTGGCATAAGCTTCAAGATATTGCTATTGGCATAGCTAAAGGTATTGAGTATCTTCACCAAGGTTGTGATCAAAGAATCCTTCATTTGGATATCAAACCTCATAATATTTTGCTTGATCATAACTTTAATCCGAAGATTTCTGATTTTGGTTTAGCCAAATTATGCTCTAAGGAGCAAAGTGCAGTATCTATGACAGCAGCAAGGGGGACCATGGGTTATATTGCACCAGAAATGTTATCAAGAAATTTTGGGAATGTGTCTTCTAAGTcagatgtttatagttttggtaTGTTGTTGATTGAAATGGTAGGGGGAAGGAAGAATATTGATGCTACAGTAGAAAATACTAGTCAAGCATACTTCCCAGAATGGCTCTATAATCATTTGGATCAAGAGCAAGAGGTACACATCCGAATTGAGGACGAAAGTGATATTAAAATAGCAAAGAAACTAAGCATCATAGGGCTTTGGTGTATCCAATGGTATCCAATAGATCGTCCTTCCATGAAAATTGTGGTTGGAATGTTGGAAGGAGAAGAAGGCAATTTAGTTATGCCTCCTAATCCTTTTACCTCTATGGGACAAACAAGGACAAGTGTTAGAAGACGCAAAACATCTATCCAACCAGAGTTGACAGTCATATCAGAAATAGAATAA
- the LOC117933659 gene encoding LEAF RUST 10 DISEASE-RESISTANCE LOCUS RECEPTOR-LIKE PROTEIN KINASE-like 2.3 — protein sequence MLREAQLVGVGLMTLVIHACFLSVCVAKHHKYQICSPSSCGDMRNISYPFRLQDDPPSCGYPEYELICENNRTMINLHGGKYNGKYLVTQINYQNYTIRVVDPGRKKDNCWISSPLHSIGAYYTNYESLYYLPPKWSAAYSPPSESIVYTIVLMNCEQSIRDDNYIRIIPCNTKGSSSSSPTYAYAVVGDYVLVGDIPYSCTIGTSIIIQPLKSLPEPSNLSMSDLQDYLLQGLQLSYLHHFCQRQCEMKGQYCYGIDFTATAFQCMKMFPTLPNTSEKNRLWKFITNYLFIPFIRGLLSPYTLKFRGFQEELSNCDFYYPCNTSMIGGWILRIIVIGRTMLGMLCLFAYLIYKFHRRHLSLDDSIEEFLRSHKNLQPIKYSYSDIKKMTHNFANKLGQGGFGSVYKGKLRSGRIVAVKVLVMSKANGQDFINEVATIGRIHHVNVVRLVGFCVQGSKWALIYDFMPNGSLDKFIFLKEENNTFLSWERLYKVALGVARGIEYLHQGCDMQILHFDIKPHNILLDEDFTPKVSDFGLAKLYSTDESMVSLTAARGTLGYIAPELFYKNIGGVSYKADVYSFGMLLMEMVGRRKNVNANAAHSSQIYFPSWIYDRYDQGDNIDLGDATEDEKKLVRKMVIVALWCIQMKPIDRPSMSKALEMLEGEVELFEMPPKPTLYSEEMLVEDHMSNPIEAPISLCNSMGTITLDGR from the exons ATGTTAAGGGAGGCACAACTCGTGGGAGTAGGCCTCATGACACTAGTCATCCATGCCTGCTTCCTTTCAGTTTGTGTTGCTAAGCATCACAAGTACCAGATATGCAGCCCCTCTTCCTGCGGAGATATGAGGAACATTTCCTACCCTTTTCGATTACAAGACGATCCCCCCAGCTGCGGTTACCCTGAGTATGAATTGATTTGTGAAAACAATCGTACTATGATAAACCTTCATGGTGGGAAATACAATGGGAAATACTTAGTTACCCAGATCAACTACCAGAATTATACAATTCGGGTAGTGGATCCTGGGCGAAAGAAGGACAACTGTTGGATCTCCAGTCCCCTCCATTCCATTGGTGCATATTACACTAATTATGAATCTCTATATTATTTGCCTCCTAAATGGAGTGCTGCTTATTCTCCGCCTTCTGAATCAATAGTCTATACAATAGTTTTGATGAACTGTGAGCAGTCAATCAGGGACGACAACTACATTCGTATAATTCCATGCAACACTAAAGgctcttcctcttcctcaccAACATACGCTTATGCAGTTGTCGGAGACTATGTGTTGGTGGGAGATATTCCGTATTCATGCACCATCGGCACATCTATTATTATTCAACCGTTGAAGTCACTTCCAGAGCCCAGCAATCTTTCGATGTCAGATTTGCAAGATTACCTGCTTCAGGGGCTTCAGCTTTCATATTTGCATCACTTCTGCCAGCGCCAATGCGAAATGAAAGGGCAATATTGCTATGGTATAGATTTCACTGCGACTGCCTTTCAATGCATGAAGATGTTCCCAACGCTTCCCAACACTTCAGAGAAAAATA GGCTTTGGAAGTTTATAAccaattatttattcattcccTTTATT AGGGGGTTACTTTCTCCCTACACCTTAAAATTTCGAG GATTTCAAGAAGAACTTAGTAATTGCGATTTTTACTATCCCTGCAACACCTCCATGATTG GCGGCTGGATACTGCGTATTATTG TCATAGGAAGGACTATGCTTGGGATGTTGTGCCTATTCGCCTATTTGATTTACAAGTTCCACCGAAGACATCTATCATTAGATGATAGTATCGAAGAATTCTTACGAAGTCACAAAAATCTCCAACCCATCAAGTACTCGTATTCAGACATAAAGAAGATGACTCATAACTTTGCGAATAAATTAGGTCAAGGAGGTTTTGGCTCTGTATATAAAGGAAAACTTCGAAGTGGTCGCATTGTAGCTGTGAAAGTGCTGGTCATGTCAAAAGCTAATGGACAAGATTTCATCAATGAGGTTGCAACAATCGGAAGAATTCACCATGTTAATGTGGTGAGACTTGTAGGATTTTGTGTGCAGGGATCAAAATGGGCACTTATATATGACTTCATGCCCAATGGTTCTCTtgataagtttatttttcttaaagaagaaaataacacttttttaaGCTGGGAAAGGTTGTATAAGGTTGCACTTGGAGTGGCGCGTGGGATTGAATACTTACATCAAGGTTGTGACATGCAAATTCTACATTTTGATATCAAGCCACACAATATTCTTCTTGATGAAGACTTTACACCAAAAGTTTCAGATTTTGGCCTTGCAAAATTGTATTCAACGGATGAAAGTATGGTGTCTCTCACTGCTGCACGAGGAACATTGGGATATATTGCTCCAGAattgttctataaaaatattggaGGTGTCTCATACAAAGctgatgtttatagttttggaatgttgttaATGGAGATGGTGGGGAGAAGAAAGAATGTGAATGCAAATGCAGCGCACTCgagtcaaatatattttccatcATGGATTTATGACAGATATGATCAAGGGGATAACATAGACTTGGGAGATGCCACTGAAGATGAAAAGAAGCTTGTTAGGAAAATGGTGATAGTTGCACTATGGTGTATACAGATGAAGCCCATAGACCGTCCTTCAATGAGCAAAGCTTTAGAGATGTTGGAAGGAGAGGTTGAGCTATTCGAAATGCCTCCAAAGCCTACTCTATACTCTGAGGAAATGTTAGTTGAGGATCATATGAGCAATCCAATAGAAGCACCAATTTCCTTGTGCAATTCCATGGGTACAATTACATTAGATGGAAGGTAG